One Cervus canadensis isolate Bull #8, Minnesota chromosome 1, ASM1932006v1, whole genome shotgun sequence genomic window carries:
- the LOC122451895 gene encoding olfactory receptor 5I1-like has translation MVLENSTVKTHFFLLGFSDHPELQSVLFAVFLSIYSVTLMGNLGMILLITASPPSHTPMYFFLRILSFIDTCYSSVIAPKLLVDLISDKKTISYNGCAAQLYFFCWLVDTESFILIVMAYDRYIAICNPLLYTIIMSKRICCQLAVGAFLGGTMSSVIHTTNIFHLSFCSSEINHFFCDISPLFSLSCTDTYIHDVVLVVFASLVEALCLLTVLLSYILIIAAILKTGSADGRKKGFSTCASHLTVVSIYHGTLIFIYLRPSAGHSLDIDKMTSVFYTLIIPMLNPLIYSLRNKDVKNAFRKMISRKFLS, from the coding sequence ATGGTGTTGGAGAACAGCACTGTGAAGACACACTTCTTTCTCTTGGGATTCAGTGACCACCCAGAACTGCAGAGTGTTCTTTTTGCTGTGTTTTTGTCCATCTACTCTGTTACTCTGATGGGCAACCTTGGGATGATTTTATTAATCACAGCCAGTCCCCCTTCGCACACCCCTATGTACTTTTTTCTCCGCATCTTGTCTTTCATAGACACCTGCTACTCTTCAGTCATTGCCCCCAAGTTACTTGTGGACTTAATTTCTGATAAGAAGACCATTTCTTACAATGGCTGTGCTGCACAGTTATATTTCTTCTGCTGGTTGGTGGACACAGAATCTTTTATCTTGATTGTTATGGCTTATGACCGGTACATAGCCATCTGTAACCCCCTGCTTTACACCATTATTATGTCCAAGAGGATTTGCTGCCAGCTTGCAGTTGGAGCATTTTTAGGGGGCACCATGAGCTCAGTGATTCACACCACTAATATCTTTCACCTGTCTTTCTGCTCCAGTGAAATTAACCATTTCTTTTGTGACAtctcccctctcttctctctgtcctgCACTGACACCTACATCCATGACGTTGTACTGGTGGTCTTCGCTAGTTTAGTGGAAGCCCTCTGCCTTCTAACAGTTCTCCTCTCTTATATCCTCATCATAGCAGCCATTCTTAAAACAGGGTCTGCTGACGGAAGAAAAAAAGGATTCTCCACTTGTGCTTCCCATCTGACTGTGGTCTCTATTTACCATGGTACCCTGATCTTCATTTATTTGCGTCCCAGTGCTGGCCATTCACTGGATATTGATAAAATGACCTCTGTGTTCTATACATTGATTATACCTATGCTGAACCCCCTGATTTACAGTCTAAGgaacaaagatgtgaaaaatgcttttagaaaaatgattagcaggaaatttctttcttaa